The Arcobacter sp. F2176 DNA segment TAAATTTAAAACAGGTGAGATTGTAAATAATCAAAATACAGCTGTAATTGCTGTTGTAACAGAAGATAAAAGAATGATTGGCATTGTTGTTGATAAAGTTGATGATGTACAAAGACTTGACTTAACATCTTTATCTCCAGTATCTGAAATAGGTTCATCAATTCCTGCAAAATATCTAAAAGGCTTTGTAAGACTGCATAATAATGAAATGTTAGTAATAATGGACATTGAAACTGTTGTTAGCAAAGCAGAATTAGAATAAAAAAGGTGACTGATGTCAGAAAGTTTACAAGAAAGTATTAATAAGCTAAAAAAACTAAGATTTCTTTTTGTAGAAGATGAAAAAGATTTGTTGGATATTATTGCTGAAACACTAAAAAAATTAGAAGTAAACTTTCTTCTAGCCAAAAATGGACAAGAAGGACTAGAGGTTTTAAAAGAACACTCTAGTGAAATAGATATAGTGGTAACTGACATAAGCATGCCAGTGATGAATGGTTTAGAGATGATTAAAGAAGCCAAAGTTTTATATCCCCACTTGGAAATTATTATTATGACAGCTCATACTGAAGCTAAATATAAAATAGAAGCTGAAAGTTATGGTGTAAAGGATTATTTACTTAAACCATTTGATTTTATAAAATTTATTGAGTTAATTAATCAAAAAAAGATAAATTAAATGTCTTTAGATAAGACTTTATTAAAAGAAATCACTATTTTATATGTAGAAGATGATGATCTGATGAGAACAGAATTAGCTTCTTTACTTACAAATTTTTTTTCCCAAGTTTTTTGTGCTAGTAATGGTGTTATGGGTTTAGAAGTATTTAAAAAAAATCATAAAAAAATTGATCTTATAATTAGTGATATTAATATGCCCAAGATGTCTGGTATTGATATGATAAAAGAAATTAGAAATTTTGATAAAGAGGTGGGAGTAATATTCTCAACTGCATACTCAGATAAAGAATTTTTGATTGATTCTATAAAATTAAAAGTAGTTAATTATATTGTAAAACCAATTGATATAAGAGCCTTATTGGAATCTATTAGTGAGTTTGCAGAACACTTATCCTCTAAAAAAATCATTAAAACTAAAAATAAAGAGCTCTCTTTATACAAAGAAGCAATTGATGTAAACAGTATAGTAATAAAAACGGATATTCAAATGAATATAACTTATGTAAACTCTCATTTTTGTAAAATATCAGGTTTTTCAAAAACTGAACTTATAGGAAAAGAGTTTTCAAGTTTAAAGTATCATGATATGAATATAAAAATCTATAATAATATGTTTGCAAAGATTTTAGATAATAAAATGTGGAAAGGAAAGCTAAAACAAATTACAAAAGATAATAATATCTTGATTTTGGATTCTTCTATAATCCCTTCCCATGATGAAGATGGTAATATCAATGGCTCAATGATTATTCAAAGTGATATAACACAAGACATTAAAAAACAAAAGGAAGTTGAAGTAGCTTTAATGAAAGAAAAAAGTGATATTTTTATTCGAACAAAAGAGACTTTTGCTAAAAACAATGTACAAATAAATGAACTTGAAAATCAAGTTAAGCAACTTTTTGATGAGCTTAGAAAAACAGAATTAGATAACGAAAAATATTTAAAACTATTAGATAAATATAAAGATGACATTAAAATCTTGACATCAAAGGTTAATAAATATG contains these protein-coding regions:
- a CDS encoding chemotaxis protein CheW, with protein sequence MENKNKDNAVIDYANTSEYMKFVLGSMQYAIELPKIREILTYPEMITVLPNVPTYIKGLINLRGEVVPVVDLRIKFKTGEIVNNQNTAVIAVVTEDKRMIGIVVDKVDDVQRLDLTSLSPVSEIGSSIPAKYLKGFVRLHNNEMLVIMDIETVVSKAELE
- a CDS encoding response regulator, yielding MSESLQESINKLKKLRFLFVEDEKDLLDIIAETLKKLEVNFLLAKNGQEGLEVLKEHSSEIDIVVTDISMPVMNGLEMIKEAKVLYPHLEIIIMTAHTEAKYKIEAESYGVKDYLLKPFDFIKFIELINQKKIN
- a CDS encoding response regulator gives rise to the protein MSLDKTLLKEITILYVEDDDLMRTELASLLTNFFSQVFCASNGVMGLEVFKKNHKKIDLIISDINMPKMSGIDMIKEIRNFDKEVGVIFSTAYSDKEFLIDSIKLKVVNYIVKPIDIRALLESISEFAEHLSSKKIIKTKNKELSLYKEAIDVNSIVIKTDIQMNITYVNSHFCKISGFSKTELIGKEFSSLKYHDMNIKIYNNMFAKILDNKMWKGKLKQITKDNNILILDSSIIPSHDEDGNINGSMIIQSDITQDIKKQKEVEVALMKEKSDIFIRTKETFAKNNVQINELENQVKQLFDELRKTELDNEKYLKLLDKYKDDIKILTSKVNKYEKSEISDIKGIDVLKIQKDNANLKIEIKRLRDNMEKLILNSQKKVSQLRTASSLEVEHLEKELKKVKSTHTSVDKKVLLEKVKYWEEKAKEKRDRIEDLEKRVMSLVDSKTLSKIYNGK